Within Eggerthella sp. YY7918, the genomic segment GAGCGGGTCCGTCGTCGGCAGCTTTGAAAGCATTGGTCTGTTGGGAATCATCAATCATTTAATAAGTCTAGCACGATTGGCCCACTTCTGAATCAGATGTGCTAGGATATGCTTTCCTGCTTTCGCCGAAAGTAGAAGCGCGCAAAAGCGCGGCCGCAAACCTATTCGCTGGAACGCCATCAGGATTCCGATAGAACGATCATCTGCGGTTTTTGAAACTCTGTCGGAAAGGAGAGACGATGGCGCAAGAAACAGGAACGCTCTTTGGCGTACGCGACTGCGTAACCGCTTTGCCCGAACAGCTGCTTTCGCCTCCTTACGAGCTGCGTACCGAGATGAACTGGATTGACTTCTCGGGAACGGCCAACCCTCTGGGAACCCCGCCGTCGTTTTTGCAGGCGATGAAAAATGCTTTGGAAGCGGGCGAGCTGAATTATACGCCCGACCGCGAGGCCCATGCGTTGCGCAGTGTTCTTGCACGTCGCTTTGGGCTGCCGGTGAATTCTTTTCTTGTGGGGTCGACGGTGTGCGACATGATTCGCGCCGTCGCGCAAACCTACCAGCCCTGTACCGTTGGCGTGACGGTTCCCGGACCGGCCGAATACGCGCTGGCGGCCGGAAACGCCGGCCATCGCGTGGTCGATATTGCAAGTCCCGGAGGATTCGTTCTGCCCGACCCCGCAACGGCTGAACGCAACGGCATCTTTTTCGATGCTGCGGTGCTTGCGAACCCCTCCTACCCTACCAGTCGCCTGCTGCCTGAACCGACCCTGCTCGCCTATTTGCAGGCTTGCACCTGGGTTGTGGTTGACGAGCGTTCGATCGAGCTAACACTCGGCGGCCAGAGCATGATTCCATTGGTACATGAATATCGCAATCTCGTGGTGGTAAGGTCGCTGTGCGAACCCTTCGCCATGCCGGGCATTCCCATCAGCTACTGCGTCGCCCATCCTGACACCATCGCGCAAATCACGCGCTTCTACGACAGTTCGGGCGTTCCCATGTTTGCCGAAGTACTGGGAGAGCTCACCCTTGCGGAAAAGGAACATCTTGAGCGCACCCGAGACTTTCTTGATACGGAAATTCCTTGGATGCAGTGCATGCTCAACCTCATTCCTGGGATCAGCATTTTCCCGGCCGAGGCGAATTATGTCATGTGCACCTTCGATCACAGCCCCGACATGACCCTTGGCGTGTCGAGTACGGAAGAATTGGCGAGCCGCCTGCAGCTGGCTGGATTTCTTATCCGCAAGCTTGAAGGCACGCCGGGACTGGACGACGGCCGCTACTTCTGTGTGGCTGTGCGCACGCGCGAAGACAACGAGAAGCTGATCACCGCCTTGCGCGAGATCATTGTCGGGCGCTAGAAGGTCTTCGCGGCCTTGCTATCGGGCAACGCCGCGACGCTTCCTTACTTTACCTCGTATCCCGCTTCCACAATAGCGGCTTTCAGCACGTCATCGGGCACCTCTTGGGTCATTTTGGCAGTAGCGGTGCCGGCATCGAGATCGACAACAGCCTCTTCCACGCCCTCAATACCTTCAAGGGCCTTTTTGACGTGCGCCACGCAGTGTTGGCACATCATACCTTCCACGTGCAGCATCTTTTCCATAGTGATCTCCTTCTGTTTGGGCGCGTCAGCGCTGTCGATTAAAATAGGGTCAACGGAAGTTAACGCGTCCGTTGTCCCTTCTGAAGCAGAGGGTGCGGCATGTGCGGAAGGCGTATCCGTCGCGGCAGTTGCCTGCCGTAAGACGGGTACGGTGAACTTCGGTTTCCATCCGCGCAAGCGCAATGCGTTCGCGACCACACAGACCGAACTTGCACTCATAGCGGCCGCGGCGATCATGGGGTTGAGATTCACACCCCACATTGACAGGGCGCCAGCGGCCACGGGAATACAAATGGCGTTGTAGAAAAGCGCCCAGAACAGGTTTTGCTTGATGTTACGCAGCGTGGCGCGCGAAAGCTGGATGGCGGCGGGCACATCCATGAGGTCGCTTTTCATGAGCACGATATCGGCGCTTTCGATGGCAATATCCGTGCCCGCGCCAATAGCGATACCGACATCGGCACGTGCAAGGGCCGGTGCATCGTTGATGCCGTCGCCCACCATCGCCACCGCGCCTTCGCTGGCAAGACGGCGAATCTCGCGCTCCTTGCCCTGCGGCAACACATCGGCGATAACCTCGTCGGCACCCACCTCGTGCTGAATAGCGGCGGCGGTGCGCTCGTTGTCGCCGGTCAGCATCACGGTGCGGATACCCATTGCAGAAAGCTCATGAAGAGCCGCGGCGCTGGTAGGCTTTACCGTGTCGGCCACGGCGATAATGCCAAGCAGTGCGCCCTCTTGCGCGAAGAAGAGCGGGGTTTTGCCTTCGTCCGCCAAGCGCTGCGCGGTCGCTGCCACTTCGCTTGTCGCGATGCCGCGCGCCTCCATCATGCGCAGGTTGCCGGCAAAGGTGAGACGATCATCCACCAACGCTTCCACCCCTTCGCCGGGTATCTGCTTGAAATTTTCCACCAACAATGGGTAGGCCTTTTGCTCGCGCGCATACTCGCAGATTGCACGGGCAAGCGGATGCTCAGAGCGCCCTTCAATCGACACCGCCGCTTCAAGCAAACGAGCGTTATCCACGCCAAAAGCTGCAATGACGTCGGTCACACTGGGCGTACCCTGGGTGATGGTGCCGGTTTTGTCGAGCACGACCGTTCGTATGCCGTGCGCCACCTCAAGTGCTTCGGCCGACTTCACAAGAATGCCGTTTTGAGCGCCGCGGCCAGTGCCCACCATAATGGCCGTAGGCGTTGCCAGCCCGAGCGCACAGGGACACGAAATGACAAGGACGCTGATGGCGTGCGAAAGAGCCACTTCAAGCGTTGACCCTCCCAACATCCAGGCAGCAAACGTACCCAGCGCGATGACGATGACCGCCGGCACGAACACACCCGAAATCTTGTCGGCAATTTTCTCGATGGGGGCCTTGGTAGACGTGGCTTCGTCAACCAGGCGGATGATGCCAGCGAGCGTAGTATCGTCGCCCACGCGGTCGGCTCGCATGGTAAACCAGCCCATGCGATTCACGGTGGCACCCGTCACCGTATCGCCCGGGGCCTTTTCGACAGGCACGCTTTCCCCGGTGATAACCGATTCGTCAAGCGTGCCCGATCCCTCAAGCACCGTACCGTCGACCGGCACGCCTTCGCCTGCGCGTACCACCAGAATGTCGCCCATGCGCACGTCATCGGCAGGAATACGCTCCTCCTGACCGTCGCGCACGCGCGTAGCCTCCTTTGGCGCCAGGTCCATGAGTTTTGCGATGGCGTCGGTGGTCTTGCCCTTCGCACGCGCCTCGAAATACTTACCCAACGTGATGAGGGTAAGAATCATGGCGGCAGATTCGAAGTAGAGATCCATCGCCGCCATGTGCGCGCTCGCTCCATCACCGGCACCGAGCGCATATCCGATCTTGTAGAGCGCGTAGACACCGTAGACCGTAGACGCTGTGGAGCCGAGCGCGATGAGCGAATCCATGTTCGGCGCACCGTGAACGAGCGTTTTGAAACCCACACGGAAGAACTTAAAGTTCACGAAAATCACGGGCAAGAGCAGCAAAAACTGCGTGAGCGCAAACGGCATGATGTTCGCATCGCCGGTAAGGAAGCTCGGTAGCGGCCAGCCGAACATGTGCCCCATGCTGATATAGAAGAGCGGCACCGTGAACACGGTTGACACGATAAGCCGCATACGGACGCGCTTGGCCTCGGCGGCGGCATCGGCCACGGGGCGCGCCTGGGCGGCACGGGATGCAGTGCTGGAGCCGCCTGCAGCCGCGCCCGAGTCTTTTAACGGACGCGCGAATGCGCCGTAACCGGCCTTATCGACGGCAGATTCGATGGCGGCAATGGTAGTCGGCGACCCGTCAGTTTCCACCTCCATGCTGTTCTTGAGCAGGTTCACCGCGACACTTTTCACGCCATCTACGCCACGCGTCGCCTTCTCCACGCGCGCCGAGCACGCCGCGCAGGTCATCCCCGTAATATCGAACGTCTGCTTCACTTGCGTATCCTTTCCAACACGACATCGCCGCGCATTACTACTGCACAAACGAATGTTTCACGTGAAACACTGTTGTTCCTACATCCGTGCATCCTAGACGTGAAGGCGCACAACGCCGCCCTTCCCATCATCCTGAGCGAAGCCGAAGGATCCCGTACGATAACCATACAGTCCCCGCTATTTCGCTCGTTCATACAAATGTTTCACGTGAAACATTTGTGGTCATGTCATCGTGAGCGAGGAGGGCGCTCCGCGACTTTCTACCGAGAGAACTTCTGCAAAAGTTGCATGACCTCATCGACCACTTCCACATTACCCTGCTGGATCTGTTCAACCACACACGTTTCCAGGTGGTCCTGCAACATAAGTGCCGACACACGGTGGATAGCGCTCTCGGCGGCCGCAAGCTGGGTGAGCACATCGCCGCAGTAGCGATTGTCCTCAATCATAGCTTTCACGCCGTTGAGCTGGCCGATCGCTCGATTGAGCCGTTTCTGCAAGTCGGCCTGAAGCTCCGCGGAGCGTGGCGTATCCTTATGATGGCAGCATGCTGCCTTCTCCGTTGCTTCCGCGGTCATGTGGGTAGATTTGCTCGCCTCTCGATTCGCCATCATATTGCTCCTTCGGCTCTCGCTGCTCGCATACCCCCTGGGGGCATATTACGTTCGAGCGTTAGTATATACCCCCTCGGGGTATTGTCAAGCCTCGCTTTCTGCTTCTTCACGCACTGTTTTCTCACCTCATCACGATCTTCTCTGAACAGGTGTAAAACTAAATAGGCCGTGTTGCAGTCTTTCTAAAACATCAACACTTGGCCCCGTTGAGCATCCGACCCTTCATTCCGGACGCTACGGCTACGCAATGGTCAAAACCCGCATGATACAATGCAGGACCGCTAGGCAAACCGAAGGGAGGAGCAGCGTGTGTAAACGTTTCATCGTCGTTGAGCGCACTGAAGTGGCGCGCATTGCGGCCGAAATCGCAGAAGACCTTGCAGCGCACGCCGGCGAGCTGGGAACTCTTGATCCTCTCGCGTCGTTTCGCCCCTTCCTGTCCTCCCCTGTACCCGACGCGCCCGGCACACAGCGCGAGGTATTTCCCCAAGCAGTGGTGCCCCTTATTGCTCCCACCGGTTTGGAAGCGCAGCTCGCTCTCGCAGATATGATCTGGGGATTCGAAGTTTCCTGGAAGCGAGGGCCGGTGTTCAACACCCGCATTGAAACAGCGCTTAGCAACCCAGAATGCCTATGGGCGGAATCGTTCGCACGACGCCGCTGCATCGTGCCTGCCTGGGCGTTCTACGAGTCGCACGCTACCGAAACCGTATGCAGCCTGCGCAGTGGCAAGCCCGTAAAGCGCCAGTATGCTTTCGAACGACGGGATCATGCGCCGCTTCTGTTGGCGGCCATTCATGACCATGGTCGCTTCTCGCTTGTCACCACCGAGCCGAATGCCGCAGTCTCCCCTGTTCACGATCGCATGCCGCTTGTCCTTAACGTATACGAAGCAACGCCTTGGCTCTGTGGCGACTATCGGCGCCTGCTTGATCGAAGCTCTGTCAAGCTGTCTGCTACGCCTGAAGATTTGTATACAGCCGATACGCTATACTAAAAATTCAGCCGTCAATCACGGAAGGATACGCATGGAGCCCGACTTCATAAACTTGACCGCCGACAACCTTGCGCAGGAGCATCTTTGTTGCATCATTCGCACGAAGAAGCAGCATCCCGGAGTTGAAGCGAAGCGACAGTGGCTCGCAGACCGTCTTGGCGAAGGTCATGTTTTTCGGAAACTTGATGTGAAGGGTCAAGTTTTTATCGAATATGCGCCTCTTGAGACCGCATGGGTTCCTCTTGTCGGCGAAAACTACATCTACCTGTATTGTCTGTGGGTGGTGGGCGAATTTCGAGGCAAGGGATACGCAAAGAACCTGATGGACTACTGCATCGCCGACGCTAAGGCGCAAGGTAAATCCGGTATTTGCATGCTGGGTTCAACGAAGCAGAAATCATGGCTTTCTGATCAGTCGTTTGCAAAAAGGTACGGCTTTGAAGTCGTCGATACGACAGACTATGGCTATGACTTGTTGGCACTTTCCTTCGACGGCAGCGTTCCTGCATTTGCTCCAAATGCAAAGCAGGGCCAGATCGAACGTAGCGAATTGGTTGTGTACTACGACCTGCAATGTCCCTACATCAAAGGTAGCATTGAAATGGTACGACGCCATTGCGACGAGAACGATATTCCCGTCTCGCTCATTTGTGTGGGCACGCTTCAGAAGGCGAAAGAACTCCCCTGCGTTTTCAACAACTATGCCGTGTTTTACAAGGGGGTCTTCCAAACGGTCAACCTGCTCGACCTTGCGACACTCAAAAGAATTCTCAAGAAGTAATCTTGTCGCCCAGCTTCAAACCATTGTTCACACCTCGTTTAAAAGACTCTGAAGAGGTAACCGCGCCATCCCGGTTTCAAGCCATTGCGTACGTCTAACCCAAAAGACTCTCCAGAAATACCCCCGGGTACGCTAACATTTCCCGTTACCCACGGCTATGACCGATGCGCGCGCCGAGGAGGACCCGCGACGTGTGCCGAGAAGAACCCAAGCGTGTGCCTTTCACACGAGCAGAGTCCTGCGCGTCAGCTTACTCCCTGCATGGCAATCCAAAGGGTGCCTTCCTGGGGAAACCTTCCCGAAACCATGTTACGGAGCAAATGTTTCACGTGAAACATTTGTACGCTATACAATCTTCCTCTAAGCTTTTGGCATAAGAAAAGGCCCCAAGTGATGTTTCACGTGAAACATTTGTATGGGTTTACTTTTTGATGTAACGAATACGCTGCACAAGCATCACGACGCAAACCCCCAGTTACTTCCCAAGTTCAAAGAGCAGAAACATCCGTCTATTTCCCGCGTTCGGAAAGCAGCAGACCGCCAATGGTAAGCAGAACGCCGATGATCACGGGTGGCGTGAGCGGGTCGCCCAAGATGGCGGCCGAGGCAAGCACTGTGAGCGCCGGCACCAGATAGATGTAGAGACTCGTTTTCACCGGCCCGAGTTCTTTCACGGCAAGGTTCCAGGTCACAAAACAAAGCGCACTCGCACCGAGACCGAGGAACACGAGGTTGCCCCACATCTCAGGCGCTGCAAGCGATGCCCAATCCGGTGAGAACCCCAAAAACGGCAGCGTTGGCACCATAAACAACAAACCCCATGCAAAGGTGCGGCGCGTCACGAGAATACTATCATAGCCAAACGTGGAAATCTTTTTTGTTACCACCGAGTAGACAGCCCAGGTAGCCGCTGCAGCAAGTGCAAGCCCCACACCGAGAAGCCCCGCTTCCCCAAGACCGCCTATTATCTCAGCAGTACCTTCTACACCTCCCGAAGCAGCCACTCCGCCCGCAAAACTCACCAGACACACACCCGCCATCGCCACAACGAACCCTACAAAGAACGGCGCACGCAAACGCTCCTTGAGCGCAATAGCCGAAATAAGGCCCGTGAACAGCGGCGCCGCAGCTACGACCACGCCAACAATGGAAGCCGTGGTGAACGTGAGCGCGATGTTCTCAAGCAGATAGTACAAAGTCACACCCGTAATGCCTGCAAATATAAACCACTTTTCCTGCGCAAATCCGGAAAGATGCAGACGACGCGGGCGCAGCAAAGCGAGCGCAACGAAGCCGATGATAAAGCGGAAGAAGAGGATTTCTATGGGCGTTAAATGAACAAGCAACACCTTCGTCGAAACAAACGTCACAGCCCATACAAGAACCGTGAGTAGAGCGAAGACGTGTCCCCGCACGGCGGGTTGTACATCTACGGTCGAGCGCGCGCTCATAAGCGGCATCCTTCACCCGCTGTAGCGCGATAACGCGCAGGAGTAACGCCAAAAAGTGCCTTAAAAACGCGTGTCATATGCGACTGATCGGAAAAACCCGCATGCACAGCTGCTTCGGCAGGTTCGACACCTTGCGCGAGCAGGTTGCGAGCGCGATTCGCACGCAGGGTCTGCAGGTAACGATGTGGCGTAAGTCCCGTGTGCGCTGCAAAAACACGCACCAGGTGGTAGCGCGACAAACCCGCCGCCTCAGAAAGCTCCGCAAGCGTTACGCCAGAGGCTGCATGCGTTTCCAGAAGCATCCGAGCACGATCAACGGCTCCTGCTGTGTCGCTTGAAACACGTCCACGAGCTGCAGGTTCGTCGCTGGCCTTCTTGCTCCTGCTCGTGTTGACTTCACCGCCGTTTTTATTGCTCGTGTTGGCTCCATCGCCGTTTTTGCTCTCCTCTGTTGGGCAATAATGCATTGCATGGTGAACGAGAGCTGCAAGCCCCTCCTCCTGCTCCAGCGGATCGGACAGAGAATCCCCGGCAAGCGTATATATCTTTTCAAGAACGTTTTTTAACCTATCGTCCTGCACGGTAAAACAGTCGAACCGACGCGAAGCGTTCAAACCGAGCGAAGAAAACAACTCATCAGGCAAAATAATACTACGATAGAAGAACGGCTCGTTGTTTACCGGCTCGCAACCATGCACTTCACCTGGCCCAAAGAGCACAAGATCGCCTGGTCCCAGAACCCGAATCTCACCGCGACACGTAGTCCGACGGTGCCCCCGCACGATTTCTCCGATCGTCCAAAAATCATGGAAATGCAGGGGAAACGGCTGCACGACGCCTTCCAGCGTAATGAGCTCCACGCCCGGGCAGGAAGACAACGCGACGACATGACGACTCTCTACCTCTTTATTCGGGTCAGCCCGACGCGCACCCGCCACCTCGGGCCGCGCCAACCATTCCTCAAGCGTCTCCATGTCTGCACACCTTTCTTCCAAGCCGTACACAATAGCACGGCTCCCTGTAGTCCGCTTGAACAAAATTGCGAAAAGAATGTAACGCAGCGAAATGTTTCACGTGAAACATTTGTACTTATATTTACCGCGGCAGCATTTCGTCAAAGAGCGCCTCCAACAAGCACTGCGCATAACTTCTTGCACAAAATCAGCCGCTCGCACTCCTTGCAAGTCGGCCGTGCTGTCCGACGCATCCCCTCGGAAGCGCAGAGGTTTTCCGCACATAATCAGCCTGGCTATTCGCGCACGAGCATGTGCACGATTTCGGCAATGTACATGGTGTGGTAGTCGTGCTCGGGGTACCACCGTTCGTCGTTTTCCTTTGCGATGAAGTTGTCTAGCGGCATAGTGTCGGCATAAAGCTTACGACACACCAACACAAGATCCGCCTCCGCAATGGCCGTCGTTCCATCCATATAATGCGGTGTGAGACCCGCTTCTGCAATCTTGTTCGCCACGTCACGACCGGAAACCTTACCGCAAAAGGCAAGGGCACCGCGATATTCCTCGCTTAGAAACGATACCGTGAACAGGTCATTCGCATCTACAAACTCCTTTGTGTAGCGCTGCGGACGGATATAAACCGTTGCAACGTTTTTGCCCCACAGTATTCCGAGCCCACCCCAGCTCGCCGTCATCGTGTTGCTTTTTTGCTCATCTCCCGCCGTGATAA encodes:
- a CDS encoding histidinol-phosphate transaminase, encoding MAQETGTLFGVRDCVTALPEQLLSPPYELRTEMNWIDFSGTANPLGTPPSFLQAMKNALEAGELNYTPDREAHALRSVLARRFGLPVNSFLVGSTVCDMIRAVAQTYQPCTVGVTVPGPAEYALAAGNAGHRVVDIASPGGFVLPDPATAERNGIFFDAAVLANPSYPTSRLLPEPTLLAYLQACTWVVVDERSIELTLGGQSMIPLVHEYRNLVVVRSLCEPFAMPGIPISYCVAHPDTIAQITRFYDSSGVPMFAEVLGELTLAEKEHLERTRDFLDTEIPWMQCMLNLIPGISIFPAEANYVMCTFDHSPDMTLGVSSTEELASRLQLAGFLIRKLEGTPGLDDGRYFCVAVRTREDNEKLITALREIIVGR
- a CDS encoding heavy metal translocating P-type ATPase; translated protein: MKQTFDITGMTCAACSARVEKATRGVDGVKSVAVNLLKNSMEVETDGSPTTIAAIESAVDKAGYGAFARPLKDSGAAAGGSSTASRAAQARPVADAAAEAKRVRMRLIVSTVFTVPLFYISMGHMFGWPLPSFLTGDANIMPFALTQFLLLLPVIFVNFKFFRVGFKTLVHGAPNMDSLIALGSTASTVYGVYALYKIGYALGAGDGASAHMAAMDLYFESAAMILTLITLGKYFEARAKGKTTDAIAKLMDLAPKEATRVRDGQEERIPADDVRMGDILVVRAGEGVPVDGTVLEGSGTLDESVITGESVPVEKAPGDTVTGATVNRMGWFTMRADRVGDDTTLAGIIRLVDEATSTKAPIEKIADKISGVFVPAVIVIALGTFAAWMLGGSTLEVALSHAISVLVISCPCALGLATPTAIMVGTGRGAQNGILVKSAEALEVAHGIRTVVLDKTGTITQGTPSVTDVIAAFGVDNARLLEAAVSIEGRSEHPLARAICEYAREQKAYPLLVENFKQIPGEGVEALVDDRLTFAGNLRMMEARGIATSEVAATAQRLADEGKTPLFFAQEGALLGIIAVADTVKPTSAAALHELSAMGIRTVMLTGDNERTAAAIQHEVGADEVIADVLPQGKEREIRRLASEGAVAMVGDGINDAPALARADVGIAIGAGTDIAIESADIVLMKSDLMDVPAAIQLSRATLRNIKQNLFWALFYNAICIPVAAGALSMWGVNLNPMIAAAAMSASSVCVVANALRLRGWKPKFTVPVLRQATAATDTPSAHAAPSASEGTTDALTSVDPILIDSADAPKQKEITMEKMLHVEGMMCQHCVAHVKKALEGIEGVEEAVVDLDAGTATAKMTQEVPDDVLKAAIVEAGYEVK
- a CDS encoding metal-sensing transcriptional repressor produces the protein MMANREASKSTHMTAEATEKAACCHHKDTPRSAELQADLQKRLNRAIGQLNGVKAMIEDNRYCGDVLTQLAAAESAIHRVSALMLQDHLETCVVEQIQQGNVEVVDEVMQLLQKFSR
- a CDS encoding SOS response-associated peptidase family protein, with product MCKRFIVVERTEVARIAAEIAEDLAAHAGELGTLDPLASFRPFLSSPVPDAPGTQREVFPQAVVPLIAPTGLEAQLALADMIWGFEVSWKRGPVFNTRIETALSNPECLWAESFARRRCIVPAWAFYESHATETVCSLRSGKPVKRQYAFERRDHAPLLLAAIHDHGRFSLVTTEPNAAVSPVHDRMPLVLNVYEATPWLCGDYRRLLDRSSVKLSATPEDLYTADTLY
- a CDS encoding GNAT family N-acetyltransferase, producing MEPDFINLTADNLAQEHLCCIIRTKKQHPGVEAKRQWLADRLGEGHVFRKLDVKGQVFIEYAPLETAWVPLVGENYIYLYCLWVVGEFRGKGYAKNLMDYCIADAKAQGKSGICMLGSTKQKSWLSDQSFAKRYGFEVVDTTDYGYDLLALSFDGSVPAFAPNAKQGQIERSELVVYYDLQCPYIKGSIEMVRRHCDENDIPVSLICVGTLQKAKELPCVFNNYAVFYKGVFQTVNLLDLATLKRILKK
- a CDS encoding DMT family transporter, producing MSARSTVDVQPAVRGHVFALLTVLVWAVTFVSTKVLLVHLTPIEILFFRFIIGFVALALLRPRRLHLSGFAQEKWFIFAGITGVTLYYLLENIALTFTTASIVGVVVAAAPLFTGLISAIALKERLRAPFFVGFVVAMAGVCLVSFAGGVAASGGVEGTAEIIGGLGEAGLLGVGLALAAAATWAVYSVVTKKISTFGYDSILVTRRTFAWGLLFMVPTLPFLGFSPDWASLAAPEMWGNLVFLGLGASALCFVTWNLAVKELGPVKTSLYIYLVPALTVLASAAILGDPLTPPVIIGVLLTIGGLLLSERGK
- a CDS encoding AraC family transcriptional regulator, coding for METLEEWLARPEVAGARRADPNKEVESRHVVALSSCPGVELITLEGVVQPFPLHFHDFWTIGEIVRGHRRTTCRGEIRVLGPGDLVLFGPGEVHGCEPVNNEPFFYRSIILPDELFSSLGLNASRRFDCFTVQDDRLKNVLEKIYTLAGDSLSDPLEQEEGLAALVHHAMHYCPTEESKNGDGANTSNKNGGEVNTSRSKKASDEPAARGRVSSDTAGAVDRARMLLETHAASGVTLAELSEAAGLSRYHLVRVFAAHTGLTPHRYLQTLRANRARNLLAQGVEPAEAAVHAGFSDQSHMTRVFKALFGVTPARYRATAGEGCRL
- a CDS encoding flavin reductase family protein, with the translated sequence MAFREVDIESLQFNPFEKIGKEWMLITAGDEQKSNTMTASWGGLGILWGKNVATVYIRPQRYTKEFVDANDLFTVSFLSEEYRGALAFCGKVSGRDVANKIAEAGLTPHYMDGTTAIAEADLVLVCRKLYADTMPLDNFIAKENDERWYPEHDYHTMYIAEIVHMLVRE